One genomic region from Motacilla alba alba isolate MOTALB_02 chromosome 5, Motacilla_alba_V1.0_pri, whole genome shotgun sequence encodes:
- the ATG13 gene encoding autophagy-related protein 13 isoform X8, producing the protein MDTDLSSQDRKDLDKFIKFFALKTVQVIVQARLGEKICTRSSSSPTGSDWFNLAIKDIPEVTHEAKKALAGQLPAVGRSMCVEISLKTSEGDSMELEIWCLEMNEKCDKEIKVSYTVYNRLSLLLKSLLAITRVTPAYRLSRKQGHEYVILYRIYFGEVQLSGLGEGFQTVRVGTVGTPVGTITLSCAYRINLAFMSTRAGEDNGAVYPSVEDSQEVCTTSFSTSPPSQPAALGVGSADMGYPVLFAGGLNAAHPHQLIGPGKEGGVPPVPSQPAHGTQADQERMCTPLDGVHYSAATPSSSEDTETVSNSSEGKCGSPHDLLETIFIRKVGAFVNKPINQVTMANLDIPFAMFAPKNVELEDNDPMVNPPESPETESPLQGSLHSEGSSGSSTGNTHDDFVMIDFKPAFSKDDILPMDLGTFYREFQNPPQLSSLSIDIGAQSMAEDLDSLPEKLAVHEKNVKEFDAFVETLQ; encoded by the exons ATGGACACTGATCTCAGTTCCCAGGACAGGAAGGACCTGGACAAGTTCATcaaattttttgctttaaag ACAGTACAAGTAATTGTCCAGGCCCGACTTGGAGAGAAAATCTGTACCCGCTCATCATCCTCCCCAACAGGTTCTGACTGG TTCAATTTGGCAATCAAAGATATACCAGAGGTTACTCATGAAGCAAAGAAAGCCCTGGCAGGACAGCTGCCCGCTGTTGGACGGTCTATGTGCGTGGAAATTTCTCTCAAAACCTCAGAG GGGGACTCCATGGAGCTGGAAATTTGGTGTCTAGAAATGAATGAAAA GTGTGACAAAGAAATCAAAGTTTCATACACTGTATACAACAGGCTGTCTCTACTGCTGAAGTCTTTGCTTGCTATAACCAGAGTAACTCCAGCCTACAGACTCTCCAGGAAACAAGGCCATGAATATGTAATATTGTACAG gatATATTTTGGTGAAGTCCAGCTGAGTGGGTTGGGAGAAG GTTTCCAGACAGTCCGTGTGGGGACAGTGGGTACCCCAGTGGGCACCATCACTTTGTCTTGTGCCTACAGAATCAACCTTGCTTTCATGTCAACCAG AGCTGGAGAGGACAATGGTGCAGTATACCCCTCAGTAGAAGATTCCCAAGAAGTGTGTACGACATCTTTTTCCACCTCTCCTCCATCTCAG cctgctgccctgggagttGGATCAGCTGACATGGGGTATCCTGTACTCTTTGCTGGTGGCTTGAATGCTGCACACCCTCACCAG TTGATTGGTCCAGGCAAAGAAGGGGGAGTTCCCCCAGTTCCTAGCCAGCCAGCGCATGGCACTCAAGCTGACCAAGAGAGGATGTGCACCCCACTGGATGGAGTCCATTACTCAGCAGCTACTCCTTCTAGCAG TGAGGACACAGAAACAGTATCCAACAGCAGTGAAGGAAAGTGTGGCTCCCCACATGACCTTTTGGAGACCATATTTATCCGGAAGGTGGGAGCTTTTGTCAACAAACCCATTAACCAG GTGACCATGGCCAACTTAGACATTCCTTTTGCCATGTTTGCTCCCAAGAATGTTGAGCTGGAAGATAACGACCCCATG GTCAATCCTCCAGAATCCCCAGAAACGGAATCTCCTCTACAAGGCAGCTTACACTCTGAGGGctccagtggcagcagcacagggaacacCCATGATGACTTTGTTATGATCGACTTT AAACCAGCATTTTCAAAAGATGACATTCTTCCAATGGACCTGGGGACATTTTACCGTGAATTTCAGAACCCCCCCCAACTCAGCAGCCTCTCCATTGACATTGGAGCACAGTCCATGGCAGAGGATTTG
- the ATG13 gene encoding autophagy-related protein 13 isoform X1 — translation MDTDLSSQDRKDLDKFIKFFALKTVQVIVQARLGEKICTRSSSSPTGSDWFNLAIKDIPEVTHEAKKALAGQLPAVGRSMCVEISLKTSEGDSMELEIWCLEMNEKCDKEIKVSYTVYNRLSLLLKSLLAITRVTPAYRLSRKQGHEYVILYRIYFGEVQLSGLGEGFQTVRVGTVGTPVGTITLSCAYRINLAFMSTRQFERTPPIMGIIIDHFVDRPYPSSSPMHPCNYRAGEDNGAVYPSVEDSQEVCTTSFSTSPPSQCVFTVTKAHFQTPPPAVTDTLKVPVMGLAYSHQLSSSRLSYQPAALGVGSADMGYPVLFAGGLNAAHPHQLIGPGKEGGVPPVPSQPAHGTQADQERMCTPLDGVHYSAATPSSSEDTETVSNSSEGKCGSPHDLLETIFIRKVGAFVNKPINQVTMANLDIPFAMFAPKNVELEDNDPMVNPPESPETESPLQGSLHSEGSSGSSTGNTHDDFVMIDFKPAFSKDDILPMDLGTFYREFQNPPQLSSLSIDIGAQSMAEDLDSLPEKLAVHEKNVKEFDAFVETLQ, via the exons ATGGACACTGATCTCAGTTCCCAGGACAGGAAGGACCTGGACAAGTTCATcaaattttttgctttaaag ACAGTACAAGTAATTGTCCAGGCCCGACTTGGAGAGAAAATCTGTACCCGCTCATCATCCTCCCCAACAGGTTCTGACTGG TTCAATTTGGCAATCAAAGATATACCAGAGGTTACTCATGAAGCAAAGAAAGCCCTGGCAGGACAGCTGCCCGCTGTTGGACGGTCTATGTGCGTGGAAATTTCTCTCAAAACCTCAGAG GGGGACTCCATGGAGCTGGAAATTTGGTGTCTAGAAATGAATGAAAA GTGTGACAAAGAAATCAAAGTTTCATACACTGTATACAACAGGCTGTCTCTACTGCTGAAGTCTTTGCTTGCTATAACCAGAGTAACTCCAGCCTACAGACTCTCCAGGAAACAAGGCCATGAATATGTAATATTGTACAG gatATATTTTGGTGAAGTCCAGCTGAGTGGGTTGGGAGAAG GTTTCCAGACAGTCCGTGTGGGGACAGTGGGTACCCCAGTGGGCACCATCACTTTGTCTTGTGCCTACAGAATCAACCTTGCTTTCATGTCAACCAG GCAGTTTGAGAGGACCCCTCCTATCATGGGGATTATAATTGATCACTTTGTGGACCGTCCCTATCCCAGCTCTTCACCCATGCACCCCTGCAATTACAG AGCTGGAGAGGACAATGGTGCAGTATACCCCTCAGTAGAAGATTCCCAAGAAGTGTGTACGACATCTTTTTCCACCTCTCCTCCATCTCAG TGTGTTTTTACTGTCACAAAGGCACATTTTCAGACCCCTCCTCCTGCGGTGACGGACACCTTGAAGGTCCCAGTGATGGGGCTGGCCTATTCACATCAA CTTTCCAGCTCTCGTCTTTCCTATcagcctgctgccctgggagttGGATCAGCTGACATGGGGTATCCTGTACTCTTTGCTGGTGGCTTGAATGCTGCACACCCTCACCAG TTGATTGGTCCAGGCAAAGAAGGGGGAGTTCCCCCAGTTCCTAGCCAGCCAGCGCATGGCACTCAAGCTGACCAAGAGAGGATGTGCACCCCACTGGATGGAGTCCATTACTCAGCAGCTACTCCTTCTAGCAG TGAGGACACAGAAACAGTATCCAACAGCAGTGAAGGAAAGTGTGGCTCCCCACATGACCTTTTGGAGACCATATTTATCCGGAAGGTGGGAGCTTTTGTCAACAAACCCATTAACCAG GTGACCATGGCCAACTTAGACATTCCTTTTGCCATGTTTGCTCCCAAGAATGTTGAGCTGGAAGATAACGACCCCATG GTCAATCCTCCAGAATCCCCAGAAACGGAATCTCCTCTACAAGGCAGCTTACACTCTGAGGGctccagtggcagcagcacagggaacacCCATGATGACTTTGTTATGATCGACTTT AAACCAGCATTTTCAAAAGATGACATTCTTCCAATGGACCTGGGGACATTTTACCGTGAATTTCAGAACCCCCCCCAACTCAGCAGCCTCTCCATTGACATTGGAGCACAGTCCATGGCAGAGGATTTG
- the ATG13 gene encoding autophagy-related protein 13 isoform X7, which produces MDTDLSSQDRKDLDKFIKFFALKTVQVIVQARLGEKICTRSSSSPTGSDWFNLAIKDIPEVTHEAKKALAGQLPAVGRSMCVEISLKTSEGDSMELEIWCLEMNEKCDKEIKVSYTVYNRLSLLLKSLLAITRVTPAYRLSRKQGHEYVILYRIYFGEVQLSGLGEGFQTVRVGTVGTPVGTITLSCAYRINLAFMSTRQFERTPPIMGIIIDHFVDRPYPSSSPMHPCNYRAGEDNGAVYPSVEDSQEVCTTSFSTSPPSQLIGPGKEGGVPPVPSQPAHGTQADQERMCTPLDGVHYSAATPSSSEDTETVSNSSEGKCGSPHDLLETIFIRKVGAFVNKPINQVTMANLDIPFAMFAPKNVELEDNDPMVNPPESPETESPLQGSLHSEGSSGSSTGNTHDDFVMIDFKPAFSKDDILPMDLGTFYREFQNPPQLSSLSIDIGAQSMAEDLDSLPEKLAVHEKNVKEFDAFVETLQ; this is translated from the exons ATGGACACTGATCTCAGTTCCCAGGACAGGAAGGACCTGGACAAGTTCATcaaattttttgctttaaag ACAGTACAAGTAATTGTCCAGGCCCGACTTGGAGAGAAAATCTGTACCCGCTCATCATCCTCCCCAACAGGTTCTGACTGG TTCAATTTGGCAATCAAAGATATACCAGAGGTTACTCATGAAGCAAAGAAAGCCCTGGCAGGACAGCTGCCCGCTGTTGGACGGTCTATGTGCGTGGAAATTTCTCTCAAAACCTCAGAG GGGGACTCCATGGAGCTGGAAATTTGGTGTCTAGAAATGAATGAAAA GTGTGACAAAGAAATCAAAGTTTCATACACTGTATACAACAGGCTGTCTCTACTGCTGAAGTCTTTGCTTGCTATAACCAGAGTAACTCCAGCCTACAGACTCTCCAGGAAACAAGGCCATGAATATGTAATATTGTACAG gatATATTTTGGTGAAGTCCAGCTGAGTGGGTTGGGAGAAG GTTTCCAGACAGTCCGTGTGGGGACAGTGGGTACCCCAGTGGGCACCATCACTTTGTCTTGTGCCTACAGAATCAACCTTGCTTTCATGTCAACCAG GCAGTTTGAGAGGACCCCTCCTATCATGGGGATTATAATTGATCACTTTGTGGACCGTCCCTATCCCAGCTCTTCACCCATGCACCCCTGCAATTACAG AGCTGGAGAGGACAATGGTGCAGTATACCCCTCAGTAGAAGATTCCCAAGAAGTGTGTACGACATCTTTTTCCACCTCTCCTCCATCTCAG TTGATTGGTCCAGGCAAAGAAGGGGGAGTTCCCCCAGTTCCTAGCCAGCCAGCGCATGGCACTCAAGCTGACCAAGAGAGGATGTGCACCCCACTGGATGGAGTCCATTACTCAGCAGCTACTCCTTCTAGCAG TGAGGACACAGAAACAGTATCCAACAGCAGTGAAGGAAAGTGTGGCTCCCCACATGACCTTTTGGAGACCATATTTATCCGGAAGGTGGGAGCTTTTGTCAACAAACCCATTAACCAG GTGACCATGGCCAACTTAGACATTCCTTTTGCCATGTTTGCTCCCAAGAATGTTGAGCTGGAAGATAACGACCCCATG GTCAATCCTCCAGAATCCCCAGAAACGGAATCTCCTCTACAAGGCAGCTTACACTCTGAGGGctccagtggcagcagcacagggaacacCCATGATGACTTTGTTATGATCGACTTT AAACCAGCATTTTCAAAAGATGACATTCTTCCAATGGACCTGGGGACATTTTACCGTGAATTTCAGAACCCCCCCCAACTCAGCAGCCTCTCCATTGACATTGGAGCACAGTCCATGGCAGAGGATTTG
- the ATG13 gene encoding autophagy-related protein 13 isoform X2 translates to MDTDLSSQDRKDLDKFIKFFALKTVQVIVQARLGEKICTRSSSSPTGSDWFNLAIKDIPEVTHEAKKALAGQLPAVGRSMCVEISLKTSEGDSMELEIWCLEMNEKCDKEIKVSYTVYNRLSLLLKSLLAITRVTPAYRLSRKQGHEYVILYRIYFGEVQLSGLGEGFQTVRVGTVGTPVGTITLSCAYRINLAFMSTRQFERTPPIMGIIIDHFVDRPYPSSSPMHPCNYRAGEDNGAVYPSVEDSQEVCTTSFSTSPPSQCVFTVTKAHFQTPPPAVTDTLKVPVMGLAYSHQPAALGVGSADMGYPVLFAGGLNAAHPHQLIGPGKEGGVPPVPSQPAHGTQADQERMCTPLDGVHYSAATPSSSEDTETVSNSSEGKCGSPHDLLETIFIRKVGAFVNKPINQVTMANLDIPFAMFAPKNVELEDNDPMVNPPESPETESPLQGSLHSEGSSGSSTGNTHDDFVMIDFKPAFSKDDILPMDLGTFYREFQNPPQLSSLSIDIGAQSMAEDLDSLPEKLAVHEKNVKEFDAFVETLQ, encoded by the exons ATGGACACTGATCTCAGTTCCCAGGACAGGAAGGACCTGGACAAGTTCATcaaattttttgctttaaag ACAGTACAAGTAATTGTCCAGGCCCGACTTGGAGAGAAAATCTGTACCCGCTCATCATCCTCCCCAACAGGTTCTGACTGG TTCAATTTGGCAATCAAAGATATACCAGAGGTTACTCATGAAGCAAAGAAAGCCCTGGCAGGACAGCTGCCCGCTGTTGGACGGTCTATGTGCGTGGAAATTTCTCTCAAAACCTCAGAG GGGGACTCCATGGAGCTGGAAATTTGGTGTCTAGAAATGAATGAAAA GTGTGACAAAGAAATCAAAGTTTCATACACTGTATACAACAGGCTGTCTCTACTGCTGAAGTCTTTGCTTGCTATAACCAGAGTAACTCCAGCCTACAGACTCTCCAGGAAACAAGGCCATGAATATGTAATATTGTACAG gatATATTTTGGTGAAGTCCAGCTGAGTGGGTTGGGAGAAG GTTTCCAGACAGTCCGTGTGGGGACAGTGGGTACCCCAGTGGGCACCATCACTTTGTCTTGTGCCTACAGAATCAACCTTGCTTTCATGTCAACCAG GCAGTTTGAGAGGACCCCTCCTATCATGGGGATTATAATTGATCACTTTGTGGACCGTCCCTATCCCAGCTCTTCACCCATGCACCCCTGCAATTACAG AGCTGGAGAGGACAATGGTGCAGTATACCCCTCAGTAGAAGATTCCCAAGAAGTGTGTACGACATCTTTTTCCACCTCTCCTCCATCTCAG TGTGTTTTTACTGTCACAAAGGCACATTTTCAGACCCCTCCTCCTGCGGTGACGGACACCTTGAAGGTCCCAGTGATGGGGCTGGCCTATTCACATCAA cctgctgccctgggagttGGATCAGCTGACATGGGGTATCCTGTACTCTTTGCTGGTGGCTTGAATGCTGCACACCCTCACCAG TTGATTGGTCCAGGCAAAGAAGGGGGAGTTCCCCCAGTTCCTAGCCAGCCAGCGCATGGCACTCAAGCTGACCAAGAGAGGATGTGCACCCCACTGGATGGAGTCCATTACTCAGCAGCTACTCCTTCTAGCAG TGAGGACACAGAAACAGTATCCAACAGCAGTGAAGGAAAGTGTGGCTCCCCACATGACCTTTTGGAGACCATATTTATCCGGAAGGTGGGAGCTTTTGTCAACAAACCCATTAACCAG GTGACCATGGCCAACTTAGACATTCCTTTTGCCATGTTTGCTCCCAAGAATGTTGAGCTGGAAGATAACGACCCCATG GTCAATCCTCCAGAATCCCCAGAAACGGAATCTCCTCTACAAGGCAGCTTACACTCTGAGGGctccagtggcagcagcacagggaacacCCATGATGACTTTGTTATGATCGACTTT AAACCAGCATTTTCAAAAGATGACATTCTTCCAATGGACCTGGGGACATTTTACCGTGAATTTCAGAACCCCCCCCAACTCAGCAGCCTCTCCATTGACATTGGAGCACAGTCCATGGCAGAGGATTTG
- the ATG13 gene encoding autophagy-related protein 13 isoform X3, giving the protein MDTDLSSQDRKDLDKFIKFFALKTVQVIVQARLGEKICTRSSSSPTGSDWFNLAIKDIPEVTHEAKKALAGQLPAVGRSMCVEISLKTSEGDSMELEIWCLEMNEKCDKEIKVSYTVYNRLSLLLKSLLAITRVTPAYRLSRKQGHEYVILYRIYFGEVQLSGLGEGFQTVRVGTVGTPVGTITLSCAYRINLAFMSTRQFERTPPIMGIIIDHFVDRPYPSSSPMHPCNYRAGEDNGAVYPSVEDSQEVCTTSFSTSPPSQLSSSRLSYQPAALGVGSADMGYPVLFAGGLNAAHPHQLIGPGKEGGVPPVPSQPAHGTQADQERMCTPLDGVHYSAATPSSSEDTETVSNSSEGKCGSPHDLLETIFIRKVGAFVNKPINQVTMANLDIPFAMFAPKNVELEDNDPMVNPPESPETESPLQGSLHSEGSSGSSTGNTHDDFVMIDFKPAFSKDDILPMDLGTFYREFQNPPQLSSLSIDIGAQSMAEDLDSLPEKLAVHEKNVKEFDAFVETLQ; this is encoded by the exons ATGGACACTGATCTCAGTTCCCAGGACAGGAAGGACCTGGACAAGTTCATcaaattttttgctttaaag ACAGTACAAGTAATTGTCCAGGCCCGACTTGGAGAGAAAATCTGTACCCGCTCATCATCCTCCCCAACAGGTTCTGACTGG TTCAATTTGGCAATCAAAGATATACCAGAGGTTACTCATGAAGCAAAGAAAGCCCTGGCAGGACAGCTGCCCGCTGTTGGACGGTCTATGTGCGTGGAAATTTCTCTCAAAACCTCAGAG GGGGACTCCATGGAGCTGGAAATTTGGTGTCTAGAAATGAATGAAAA GTGTGACAAAGAAATCAAAGTTTCATACACTGTATACAACAGGCTGTCTCTACTGCTGAAGTCTTTGCTTGCTATAACCAGAGTAACTCCAGCCTACAGACTCTCCAGGAAACAAGGCCATGAATATGTAATATTGTACAG gatATATTTTGGTGAAGTCCAGCTGAGTGGGTTGGGAGAAG GTTTCCAGACAGTCCGTGTGGGGACAGTGGGTACCCCAGTGGGCACCATCACTTTGTCTTGTGCCTACAGAATCAACCTTGCTTTCATGTCAACCAG GCAGTTTGAGAGGACCCCTCCTATCATGGGGATTATAATTGATCACTTTGTGGACCGTCCCTATCCCAGCTCTTCACCCATGCACCCCTGCAATTACAG AGCTGGAGAGGACAATGGTGCAGTATACCCCTCAGTAGAAGATTCCCAAGAAGTGTGTACGACATCTTTTTCCACCTCTCCTCCATCTCAG CTTTCCAGCTCTCGTCTTTCCTATcagcctgctgccctgggagttGGATCAGCTGACATGGGGTATCCTGTACTCTTTGCTGGTGGCTTGAATGCTGCACACCCTCACCAG TTGATTGGTCCAGGCAAAGAAGGGGGAGTTCCCCCAGTTCCTAGCCAGCCAGCGCATGGCACTCAAGCTGACCAAGAGAGGATGTGCACCCCACTGGATGGAGTCCATTACTCAGCAGCTACTCCTTCTAGCAG TGAGGACACAGAAACAGTATCCAACAGCAGTGAAGGAAAGTGTGGCTCCCCACATGACCTTTTGGAGACCATATTTATCCGGAAGGTGGGAGCTTTTGTCAACAAACCCATTAACCAG GTGACCATGGCCAACTTAGACATTCCTTTTGCCATGTTTGCTCCCAAGAATGTTGAGCTGGAAGATAACGACCCCATG GTCAATCCTCCAGAATCCCCAGAAACGGAATCTCCTCTACAAGGCAGCTTACACTCTGAGGGctccagtggcagcagcacagggaacacCCATGATGACTTTGTTATGATCGACTTT AAACCAGCATTTTCAAAAGATGACATTCTTCCAATGGACCTGGGGACATTTTACCGTGAATTTCAGAACCCCCCCCAACTCAGCAGCCTCTCCATTGACATTGGAGCACAGTCCATGGCAGAGGATTTG
- the ATG13 gene encoding autophagy-related protein 13 isoform X5 has product MDTDLSSQDRKDLDKFIKFFALKTVQVIVQARLGEKICTRSSSSPTGSDWFNLAIKDIPEVTHEAKKALAGQLPAVGRSMCVEISLKTSEGDSMELEIWCLEMNEKCDKEIKVSYTVYNRLSLLLKSLLAITRVTPAYRLSRKQGHEYVILYRIYFGEVQLSGLGEGFQTVRVGTVGTPVGTITLSCAYRINLAFMSTRQFERTPPIMGIIIDHFVDRPYPSSSPMHPCNYRAGEDNGAVYPSVEDSQEVCTTSFSTSPPSQPAALGVGSADMGYPVLFAGGLNAAHPHQLIGPGKEGGVPPVPSQPAHGTQADQERMCTPLDGVHYSAATPSSSEDTETVSNSSEGKCGSPHDLLETIFIRKVGAFVNKPINQVTMANLDIPFAMFAPKNVELEDNDPMVNPPESPETESPLQGSLHSEGSSGSSTGNTHDDFVMIDFKPAFSKDDILPMDLGTFYREFQNPPQLSSLSIDIGAQSMAEDLDSLPEKLAVHEKNVKEFDAFVETLQ; this is encoded by the exons ATGGACACTGATCTCAGTTCCCAGGACAGGAAGGACCTGGACAAGTTCATcaaattttttgctttaaag ACAGTACAAGTAATTGTCCAGGCCCGACTTGGAGAGAAAATCTGTACCCGCTCATCATCCTCCCCAACAGGTTCTGACTGG TTCAATTTGGCAATCAAAGATATACCAGAGGTTACTCATGAAGCAAAGAAAGCCCTGGCAGGACAGCTGCCCGCTGTTGGACGGTCTATGTGCGTGGAAATTTCTCTCAAAACCTCAGAG GGGGACTCCATGGAGCTGGAAATTTGGTGTCTAGAAATGAATGAAAA GTGTGACAAAGAAATCAAAGTTTCATACACTGTATACAACAGGCTGTCTCTACTGCTGAAGTCTTTGCTTGCTATAACCAGAGTAACTCCAGCCTACAGACTCTCCAGGAAACAAGGCCATGAATATGTAATATTGTACAG gatATATTTTGGTGAAGTCCAGCTGAGTGGGTTGGGAGAAG GTTTCCAGACAGTCCGTGTGGGGACAGTGGGTACCCCAGTGGGCACCATCACTTTGTCTTGTGCCTACAGAATCAACCTTGCTTTCATGTCAACCAG GCAGTTTGAGAGGACCCCTCCTATCATGGGGATTATAATTGATCACTTTGTGGACCGTCCCTATCCCAGCTCTTCACCCATGCACCCCTGCAATTACAG AGCTGGAGAGGACAATGGTGCAGTATACCCCTCAGTAGAAGATTCCCAAGAAGTGTGTACGACATCTTTTTCCACCTCTCCTCCATCTCAG cctgctgccctgggagttGGATCAGCTGACATGGGGTATCCTGTACTCTTTGCTGGTGGCTTGAATGCTGCACACCCTCACCAG TTGATTGGTCCAGGCAAAGAAGGGGGAGTTCCCCCAGTTCCTAGCCAGCCAGCGCATGGCACTCAAGCTGACCAAGAGAGGATGTGCACCCCACTGGATGGAGTCCATTACTCAGCAGCTACTCCTTCTAGCAG TGAGGACACAGAAACAGTATCCAACAGCAGTGAAGGAAAGTGTGGCTCCCCACATGACCTTTTGGAGACCATATTTATCCGGAAGGTGGGAGCTTTTGTCAACAAACCCATTAACCAG GTGACCATGGCCAACTTAGACATTCCTTTTGCCATGTTTGCTCCCAAGAATGTTGAGCTGGAAGATAACGACCCCATG GTCAATCCTCCAGAATCCCCAGAAACGGAATCTCCTCTACAAGGCAGCTTACACTCTGAGGGctccagtggcagcagcacagggaacacCCATGATGACTTTGTTATGATCGACTTT AAACCAGCATTTTCAAAAGATGACATTCTTCCAATGGACCTGGGGACATTTTACCGTGAATTTCAGAACCCCCCCCAACTCAGCAGCCTCTCCATTGACATTGGAGCACAGTCCATGGCAGAGGATTTG
- the ATG13 gene encoding autophagy-related protein 13 isoform X4 — translation MDTDLSSQDRKDLDKFIKFFALKTVQVIVQARLGEKICTRSSSSPTGSDWFNLAIKDIPEVTHEAKKALAGQLPAVGRSMCVEISLKTSEGDSMELEIWCLEMNEKCDKEIKVSYTVYNRLSLLLKSLLAITRVTPAYRLSRKQGHEYVILYRIYFGEVQLSGLGEGFQTVRVGTVGTPVGTITLSCAYRINLAFMSTRAGEDNGAVYPSVEDSQEVCTTSFSTSPPSQCVFTVTKAHFQTPPPAVTDTLKVPVMGLAYSHQLSSSRLSYQPAALGVGSADMGYPVLFAGGLNAAHPHQLIGPGKEGGVPPVPSQPAHGTQADQERMCTPLDGVHYSAATPSSSEDTETVSNSSEGKCGSPHDLLETIFIRKVGAFVNKPINQVTMANLDIPFAMFAPKNVELEDNDPMVNPPESPETESPLQGSLHSEGSSGSSTGNTHDDFVMIDFKPAFSKDDILPMDLGTFYREFQNPPQLSSLSIDIGAQSMAEDLDSLPEKLAVHEKNVKEFDAFVETLQ, via the exons ATGGACACTGATCTCAGTTCCCAGGACAGGAAGGACCTGGACAAGTTCATcaaattttttgctttaaag ACAGTACAAGTAATTGTCCAGGCCCGACTTGGAGAGAAAATCTGTACCCGCTCATCATCCTCCCCAACAGGTTCTGACTGG TTCAATTTGGCAATCAAAGATATACCAGAGGTTACTCATGAAGCAAAGAAAGCCCTGGCAGGACAGCTGCCCGCTGTTGGACGGTCTATGTGCGTGGAAATTTCTCTCAAAACCTCAGAG GGGGACTCCATGGAGCTGGAAATTTGGTGTCTAGAAATGAATGAAAA GTGTGACAAAGAAATCAAAGTTTCATACACTGTATACAACAGGCTGTCTCTACTGCTGAAGTCTTTGCTTGCTATAACCAGAGTAACTCCAGCCTACAGACTCTCCAGGAAACAAGGCCATGAATATGTAATATTGTACAG gatATATTTTGGTGAAGTCCAGCTGAGTGGGTTGGGAGAAG GTTTCCAGACAGTCCGTGTGGGGACAGTGGGTACCCCAGTGGGCACCATCACTTTGTCTTGTGCCTACAGAATCAACCTTGCTTTCATGTCAACCAG AGCTGGAGAGGACAATGGTGCAGTATACCCCTCAGTAGAAGATTCCCAAGAAGTGTGTACGACATCTTTTTCCACCTCTCCTCCATCTCAG TGTGTTTTTACTGTCACAAAGGCACATTTTCAGACCCCTCCTCCTGCGGTGACGGACACCTTGAAGGTCCCAGTGATGGGGCTGGCCTATTCACATCAA CTTTCCAGCTCTCGTCTTTCCTATcagcctgctgccctgggagttGGATCAGCTGACATGGGGTATCCTGTACTCTTTGCTGGTGGCTTGAATGCTGCACACCCTCACCAG TTGATTGGTCCAGGCAAAGAAGGGGGAGTTCCCCCAGTTCCTAGCCAGCCAGCGCATGGCACTCAAGCTGACCAAGAGAGGATGTGCACCCCACTGGATGGAGTCCATTACTCAGCAGCTACTCCTTCTAGCAG TGAGGACACAGAAACAGTATCCAACAGCAGTGAAGGAAAGTGTGGCTCCCCACATGACCTTTTGGAGACCATATTTATCCGGAAGGTGGGAGCTTTTGTCAACAAACCCATTAACCAG GTGACCATGGCCAACTTAGACATTCCTTTTGCCATGTTTGCTCCCAAGAATGTTGAGCTGGAAGATAACGACCCCATG GTCAATCCTCCAGAATCCCCAGAAACGGAATCTCCTCTACAAGGCAGCTTACACTCTGAGGGctccagtggcagcagcacagggaacacCCATGATGACTTTGTTATGATCGACTTT AAACCAGCATTTTCAAAAGATGACATTCTTCCAATGGACCTGGGGACATTTTACCGTGAATTTCAGAACCCCCCCCAACTCAGCAGCCTCTCCATTGACATTGGAGCACAGTCCATGGCAGAGGATTTG